One genomic segment of Oncorhynchus nerka isolate Pitt River linkage group LG16, Oner_Uvic_2.0, whole genome shotgun sequence includes these proteins:
- the LOC115144364 gene encoding polycomb group RING finger protein 5-B-like isoform X1 has protein sequence MATQRTPLVKDFNHFITCYVCRGYLIKPTTVTECLHTFCKSCIIQHFEDSNDCPKCGIQVHETNPLEMLRLDNTLEEIIFKLVPGLRDKEEQQEIDFWRKNTSKENGQGDCLGSRLGLSDDEDGDEDGQDYHRSDPQIAICLDCLHNNGYAADDTVKCLMKKFLRCSSRVTVGTIKKFLSLKLKLSSSCELDVLCNGEIMGKDHTLEFIYMTRWRLHGDNTYPMVLEYRPRIDFG, from the exons ATGGCCACTCAGAGGACACCCCTGGTCAAAGACTTTAACCACTTCATTACCTGCTACGTGTGCAGAGGTTACCTGATCAAACCCACCACGGTCACTGAGTGCCTTCACACAT TTTGTAAGAGCTGTATCATCCAGCACTTTGAAGACAGTAATGACTGTCCCAAATGTGGCATTCAAGTCCATGAAACCAACCCTCTAGAGATGCTAAG GTTGGACAATACTCTTGAGGAAATCATTTTCAAGCTTGTACCTGGATTACGAGACA AAGAGGAACAGCAGGAGATTGATTTCTGGAGGAAGAATACATCCAAAGAAAATGGACAAG GAGACTGCCTTGGGTCTAGGCTTGGGCTcagtgatgatgaggatggtgatgaAGATGGTCAGGATTATCACAGGAGTGACCCCCAGATAGCCATCTGCCTGGACTGTCTCCACAACAATGGATATGCTGCAGACGACACagtaaag TGTTTAATGAAGAAGTTCCTTCGCTGCTCTAGTCGAGTCACGGTGGGAACCATCAAGAAGTTTCTCAGTCTAAAGTTAAAGCTTTCAAGCTCTTGTGAG CTGGATGTGCTGTGTAACGGGGAGATCATGGGTAAGGACCACACTCTGGAGTTCATCTACATGACCCGCTGGAGGCTGCACGGTGACAAC ACATATCCCATGGTCCTGGAGTACAGGCCACGAATAGACTTTGGCTGA
- the LOC115144364 gene encoding polycomb group RING finger protein 5-B-like isoform X2 — translation MATQRTPLVKDFNHFITCYVCRGYLIKPTTVTECLHTFCKSCIIQHFEDSNDCPKCGIQVHETNPLEMLRLDNTLEEIIFKLVPGLRDKEQQEIDFWRKNTSKENGQGDCLGSRLGLSDDEDGDEDGQDYHRSDPQIAICLDCLHNNGYAADDTVKCLMKKFLRCSSRVTVGTIKKFLSLKLKLSSSCELDVLCNGEIMGKDHTLEFIYMTRWRLHGDNTYPMVLEYRPRIDFG, via the exons ATGGCCACTCAGAGGACACCCCTGGTCAAAGACTTTAACCACTTCATTACCTGCTACGTGTGCAGAGGTTACCTGATCAAACCCACCACGGTCACTGAGTGCCTTCACACAT TTTGTAAGAGCTGTATCATCCAGCACTTTGAAGACAGTAATGACTGTCCCAAATGTGGCATTCAAGTCCATGAAACCAACCCTCTAGAGATGCTAAG GTTGGACAATACTCTTGAGGAAATCATTTTCAAGCTTGTACCTGGATTACGAGACA AGGAACAGCAGGAGATTGATTTCTGGAGGAAGAATACATCCAAAGAAAATGGACAAG GAGACTGCCTTGGGTCTAGGCTTGGGCTcagtgatgatgaggatggtgatgaAGATGGTCAGGATTATCACAGGAGTGACCCCCAGATAGCCATCTGCCTGGACTGTCTCCACAACAATGGATATGCTGCAGACGACACagtaaag TGTTTAATGAAGAAGTTCCTTCGCTGCTCTAGTCGAGTCACGGTGGGAACCATCAAGAAGTTTCTCAGTCTAAAGTTAAAGCTTTCAAGCTCTTGTGAG CTGGATGTGCTGTGTAACGGGGAGATCATGGGTAAGGACCACACTCTGGAGTTCATCTACATGACCCGCTGGAGGCTGCACGGTGACAAC ACATATCCCATGGTCCTGGAGTACAGGCCACGAATAGACTTTGGCTGA